DNA sequence from the Leptospira limi genome:
AAAGATTCCATCATTGTGGAGCCTACATCTGGAAATACAGGGATTGGTCTTGCTATGGTTGCAGCTGTGAAAGGTTATGCGATCACACTCGTCATGCCAGAACATATGTCAGTGGAAAGACGTAGGATAATGGCAGCCTATGGTGCCAAGTTTGAACTCACTCCAAGAGAAAAAGGTATGCCAGGTGCGATTGCAAAAGCACAAGAAATGGTAGCAGCCAATCCAAACGCTTGGATGCCACAACAGTTTGAAAACGAAGCCAATATCCAAGTCCACCGAGAAAAAACGGCAGAAGAAATTGCAAAAGATTTTCCTGATGGTTTGGACTACATCATCACTGGAGTTGGAACTGGTGGGCATATTACTGGTTGCGCAGAAAACTTAAAAAAACGGTTTCCTAAACTAAAAGTATTTGCTGTAGAACCAGAAGGTTCTCCTGTTCTCAGTGGTGGTAAACCAGGTCCACACCCTCTCCAAGGGATTGGTGCCGGTTTCATTCCTAAGAACTGCAAAACAGAATTACTCGATGGGATCATCACTGTTGGAAAAGAAGAGTCCTTCACAATGGCTGTTCTAGCTGCAAAAAAAGAAGGGATTTTTATCGGAACATCTTCTGGAGCAAGCCTTGCGGCAGTGTCCAAAAAACTAAAAGAAATTCCTGCAGGCTCGAAAGTGCTTACATTCTGTTATGATACAGGCGAAAGATACTTATCTGTGGAAGGACTGTTCGTTTAATTTTTGTTTGATGAGAATTTAAAATCACCAATTTAATTATTGTCGAATCTCCTACAAAAGCAACAACCATCAATTCTTACTTAGGTAAGGATTGGTTGGTTGTTGCCACAAAGGGCCACATCAAAGACCTGCCACCCAAATCATATGGCGTGGATATCTCTAATTCTTTTGAACCTGAATATGAATGGCTCAAAGGAAAAAAAAACCTCTTTGCCTCCATCGTTACAAAAGCCAAAAAATGTTCCAAAATTTATATAGCAAGTGATCCTGATAGGGAAGGTGAAATTATCGCCAAACATTGTTTTGATGAATTGGCAAAGTTAAAAAAACCAATCTACCGATTGCGTTTAAAAGAAATCACAAAAGATGAATTAAATAGCCAATTAGAAAAACAGACTGGACTAGATTTAGCGGAAATTGAATCACAAATTGCAAGAAGGGTTGTCGATAGAATTTTTGGTTTTGAAGTTTCTCCCGACTTATGGAAACAGTTAAAAATACCAACCTTATCTGCTGGAAGAGTTCAATCTACCGTTTTGCATT
Encoded proteins:
- the cysK gene encoding cysteine synthase A encodes the protein MKFNSILDAIGNTPHIRLSRLFGTDHEVYMKLERQNPGGSIKDRIALAMIEDAEKSGKLKKDSIIVEPTSGNTGIGLAMVAAVKGYAITLVMPEHMSVERRRIMAAYGAKFELTPREKGMPGAIAKAQEMVAANPNAWMPQQFENEANIQVHREKTAEEIAKDFPDGLDYIITGVGTGGHITGCAENLKKRFPKLKVFAVEPEGSPVLSGGKPGPHPLQGIGAGFIPKNCKTELLDGIITVGKEESFTMAVLAAKKEGIFIGTSSGASLAAVSKKLKEIPAGSKVLTFCYDTGERYLSVEGLFV